The following are encoded together in the Desulfococcus multivorans genome:
- a CDS encoding complex I 51 kDa subunit family protein, whose protein sequence is MYPQILLRNRKPDRIATLAEYRAGGGYEGLVRVLQQRSPAEVRQVLLDAILLGRGGAAFPAGMKMMTVAEDAPFPRYLVCNADEMEPGTFKDRVLIHADPHQLIEGMILAAYAISAEKGIIFIRPEYESAARILEREIGIAREAGFLGRNILGSGIDVEIVVHRSGGRYICGEVTAQINALEGRRPNPKQPPPYPTEKGLWGKPTVLQNVETLCCIPHILRNGAQWFKDLALTESGAGTKIFGISGKVNRPGCYELPMGVRLSEIIEDYAGGMKNGGEFKACLPGGASTGFLTREHYHIEMDFDALKSVGNRLGTGAVMVFDRDTCLVAATLNLIEFFARESCGWCTPCREGLPYIREILWRIETGKGTAEDIPALKKICKHLWYSYCAFAPGAVSPVEGLLTHFEGEVAAHINQKKCPFRNS, encoded by the coding sequence ATGTATCCCCAGATTCTCCTCCGGAACCGAAAGCCCGACCGGATAGCCACGCTTGCGGAATACCGTGCCGGCGGCGGCTATGAAGGGCTCGTCCGTGTGCTCCAGCAGCGATCCCCCGCCGAGGTGCGGCAGGTGCTTCTGGACGCGATCCTCCTGGGCCGCGGAGGAGCGGCCTTTCCCGCGGGCATGAAGATGATGACCGTGGCCGAGGATGCGCCTTTTCCCAGGTATCTCGTCTGCAACGCCGACGAGATGGAGCCGGGAACCTTCAAGGATCGGGTGCTCATCCATGCCGATCCGCACCAGCTTATCGAGGGGATGATCCTGGCGGCCTATGCTATTTCGGCGGAGAAGGGGATCATTTTCATCCGGCCGGAATACGAGAGCGCCGCCCGGATTCTCGAACGGGAGATCGGGATTGCCCGGGAGGCCGGATTCCTCGGCCGGAACATACTGGGCAGCGGCATCGATGTCGAGATTGTGGTTCATCGCAGCGGCGGGCGCTACATCTGCGGCGAGGTGACCGCGCAGATCAATGCTCTGGAGGGTCGGCGGCCCAACCCCAAACAGCCGCCGCCCTATCCGACGGAAAAAGGGTTGTGGGGAAAACCCACCGTTCTTCAGAACGTGGAAACCCTTTGCTGTATTCCGCACATCCTCAGAAACGGCGCCCAGTGGTTCAAGGATCTGGCTTTGACGGAAAGCGGCGCCGGAACGAAGATCTTCGGGATCAGCGGCAAAGTGAATCGGCCCGGTTGCTACGAATTGCCCATGGGGGTTCGCCTCAGCGAGATCATCGAGGACTACGCCGGGGGCATGAAGAACGGCGGCGAGTTCAAGGCCTGCCTGCCCGGCGGCGCGTCCACGGGCTTTCTCACCCGGGAACACTATCATATCGAGATGGACTTCGACGCGCTCAAATCGGTCGGCAACCGACTGGGGACCGGTGCCGTCATGGTCTTTGACCGGGATACCTGCCTGGTGGCCGCCACCCTCAATCTTATCGAGTTTTTTGCCCGGGAGTCCTGCGGATGGTGCACGCCCTGCCGCGAAGGGCTCCCCTATATCCGCGAAATCCTGTGGCGTATCGAAACCGGAAAAGGCACGGCTGAAGACATTCCGGCGCTGAAGAAAATCTGTAAACATCTCTGGTATTCGTACTGTGCTTTCGCGCCGGGCGCCGTCTCGCCGGTGGAAGGGTTGCTGACCCACTTCGAGGGTGAGGTGGCGGCCCACATCAACCAGAAGAAATGCCCTTTTAGGAACAGCTGA
- the nuoE gene encoding NADH-quinone oxidoreductase subunit NuoE, which translates to MPTDAQKDSLEREIQAADHPRELAVDVMAALQDRDGYLSDAAVMETARLLGMDPVEVEELATFYTFIYREPVGRYVIHVCDSVVCWMEGSETIGGHLMGTLGIGMGETTPDGLFTLLPVCCIGYCDRAPAILVNRKAYGPLTIADLDALIDRLRNAADAPGGENPGEEE; encoded by the coding sequence ATGCCGACCGATGCCCAGAAAGACTCTCTGGAAAGAGAAATCCAGGCCGCCGACCACCCCCGGGAACTGGCCGTGGACGTTATGGCCGCCCTCCAGGACCGGGATGGATACCTGAGCGATGCGGCCGTGATGGAGACGGCGCGTCTCCTCGGCATGGATCCCGTCGAGGTGGAGGAGTTGGCCACCTTCTACACCTTCATCTATCGCGAACCCGTGGGCCGTTACGTCATTCACGTATGCGACAGCGTCGTCTGCTGGATGGAAGGATCGGAGACGATCGGTGGGCACCTGATGGGGACGCTCGGCATCGGCATGGGCGAGACCACGCCCGACGGCCTCTTCACCCTCCTGCCGGTCTGCTGCATCGGCTATTGTGATCGCGCCCCCGCGATCCTGGTCAACAGAAAAGCTTACGGGCCCCTGACCATTGCCGATCTCGACGCACTCATCGACAGGCTCAGGAACGCGGCGGATGCCCCGGGAGGGGAAAACCCAGGAGAGGAAGAATAG